The genomic interval agttgaaaatatttgttattttttcatttcgatattttttcacaaatatacgacctaaatgtcaatgtgacagaacccacaaagttgtggacgctagttggcgctgtaatcgtgcacggagccaatagAACGTGCTCACCTGTTTCATCGCTCCCGGGGTCCACTATAAAGTAGCAGTCACGGAATTTGTGTCATCTTGCTCTCCACTACAGTTTTGGTCTTCTGAGTTTTCAGGGTTTTCTGAGTCTCCTGGGTTTTGTGGGTTTTCTGAGTCTACTGGGTTTTGTGGGTCTTCTGAATTTGCTTGGTCTTCTGCCGCTGGAGTTGCTGGCgttgtatttttgttttgagctgaaaaaaatgttttatgatattatacctacttatatcctatttactttttaatatcTGCTCCATCCaacattttgtatttaattcTGTCATCATTATCAATGTCTCCAGGTTCTTTTACAATCTAGTATCTCCACAAAAAGTGTAATATGTGTCCCAGATCTTTGACTACCAAACTGTTTCACATTTAGTCTAGGCGCAGATCACCGATTTTCAGTTGGCTGATacttgggcccgattttaatttgtatgaagaatcgggccgacgaaaaatcaatggtctgcgcctaggcttacatTTACTTAATGACTTTCCAGACTTAAAtgtgcgccgtgataaaatcttatcgatgattttagacgacaaaatgtatgggctttTTCGTTAAATCAACAGAAAagcgcgataaaagcttatcgcggcgcaCATCCTGGGCCTACATCAACTACGGATCTACAAAAATACAACTTACGACATTCGGAATAAGGTATGCAAACACCATCCTGTCTCCAGTAGTTTTTGATGCAGCGGCACTGTGGGTTGCATATCAGTATGATGCCGATTCTACCCAGCAGCGGAGGGCAGTTCCCGTTAGGGGTCGCCTGTTGGCAGCTGCCGTTTGGGCACATAGGGGGACACGAAACGTATTCTTCGAAGGGTCGGTTGCATTCGAAGGGAGCTGTCGAGTAAAGAATGATTTTTGAATGAATTTAAGACCTAAGATTTTCTCGGTCTTATACAGAGGCAATTTATCATtataggacttccactgctgaacataggcccaatgactccacaatgaccggttgacAGCGGCCTgcagcatccagcgccttcccgctacctttatgaggtcgtcggtccacatgACGTGtatggacgtcctacgctacgCTTTCCGGTCAGAGGTGATTATTTTCTTGAGAATATCCTTGacttttaagtaggtaaatgaaaTAGTTAACAACAACGCACTGTGCAAACCAGCGCCATATCTAACGACTAAGTACATAAAGCTCGTTGTAATGTAAGTAAAGTCGCATGCGTACGTAGTATTGATTCTAAGCTGAGTAGGTATTTGAGTCCTTTATTATTATAGGACGGGTTAAACCTGCGAATTATGTTGGTGCAATAAAGGTctcactagttggcgccactggtgagTCTTGCGTGAACAATTGAGCATCAACTGGAATGCAACTGGAACGCGAAGATAAAAGAAGCGCGAATGAATTAGAAACATTACAAATTACCGCAATCGAGGCTCAACCTACAGTTGTACCAACTAGTATGATGATAGCTTTCATTGTGTcatttaaaagtaataattttacaacaaaatctTAAGTTggaattctaaggctgagttgcaccatctaactttgaccgtaactttcacgataaccgatgtttttatATGGTGTTAAcaggtacaacccagcctatgTGTAACCAAACTCTCAGTGTAGACAACTTTTACTTACGGCAATTTCTAGTAGGGATGCAAGTCTTATTGTCGCGGCTGGCGTAGCGGTGGTTGAAGCCGCACTTGCAGGCGGGCGCGGGGCAGGGGTCGGGGCTGGGTGGACAGCCCTGCTTGGATTCTTCTTCGCTCGTTGGACAATAGTCCTTAGCGCAGTCCACAGGACATTTGTCTAGGTATTCAAAATTGCTGCATACAGGATCTGAAACGCAAATAGAGATGTCTCCTGGGTAAAAAAAGGCAAGAGTTTTATTAGTCCGTtaattaacttaacaaaaatattcgacacgtatttttcacgttttcaaactaatgaaaatttaaagagataaagctcGCCATAGTTgaaaagaaaaggcccgtgacgtcaatgaatgcttaaaagtgtagcactttgtgacgtcaccgcGTCGCGccgaacttcaacgcaccatagttaattgtttgattgacatttcaaaatatacgtgtccaatatcttttgataataaaattgacggtctaaatttttttttcaggaaagtAACTTTGAAACGTAacgtaaaaaatttttttaggaaactagcctatatTGTTAGTCACTTCGAAACGTAGGTAGGGACCTACctgtatgtataatattaattaatattattaaaattgcttATGTTTAAATTCAGAGCGATGATTTGGTAAACTTAGTCCAGGTGTTATTTCTACCTACATTTATTTAACTAACGCTGTGACGCACGCAAAGACTCAACACGTGCAACAgtacattaatattttattgagaaGTTTAAAAAACCCTTTGGAGATTAATTTGAATCAgaactttatttttgtttttgataggtacataattatataaaaaaaagacAAAGTAAAAAGAGAGAATATGAATAAGTAATACACATTACCTACTTTCACACTGCATCTGTATCTGTGAACATAACTTAATTCACTGAAGTTTATGCCACCAaagaaattaatgttttattacaaaaaacacctgattaaattataaaataacataTTGTTGCTATTGCTACCCACAACCCGAGGCTTCCAAAGGTATTTTTCACAAATACCGCGATGCATCGCGATGGTTTGAATGATTAGTGACCGTGTTTCTTGCTCAGCATTATTCCGAACAATTAAACATGTCCTATACTAAAAGGCAAGATTTTAAAAGACTagttattcaattttttaaacaaagaaGACCTTACCATCAGCCAGACAACCGATGAACGCGCAGAGCAAAATTACCAGCCAAGGCGCCATGCTTCTTCCGTGACTGCTCTCCAAATGATCAGATTCCATAGGTCGGTTCgactataaatatttttgtaccgGAAAAAGTCACaagaaatgatatttttacattattagcACAGGTGAGGTCAGATGTCACGTTTTCAGCTTTGGGCATAGACAGCAGTAATTTGTCTAGAGCTAATTACTATTTAGGTATCTACTCGTACTAGTAGGTATGTgtagctataggacgtccactgctgaacataggcctcccccaagctttccatgctgcccggttggtagcggcgcCTTCTTGCTACATGCTACATTTACGCATGTTTACTTTGGACAGtgttgcataaaatattttttatgatggTTTTGATTTGGATACTTTTAAAAGTTATCGGCAAAAACGATTCATGATTCGGTTATTTAAGTCACGAAAAACACGTTAAATATGAGATAGCTATGTAGGtataggtatacctacatagcTACCTAACTTCTTAGGTAATTAAggtacttacgcccgtatttacaaacgttactatgaggtctcaaagtgcgcgtggacgcacagaatcacgcacgaaccaatcacagagctctattcaacgctgtgcgttcgatttgctgcttcacttaagcaagcatcgtttgtgaatacgggtgttaaagtctaaattttaatgtcgTCCTATGAACAATGGACTATTCTAAGACGTACTCGAGAAATTATAAATTTTCCATTTAAATCCCCCATTAAGTATACCCTCTTTAAGATTTCTTTTTATGTCATCCATGTTTTTTGacttaaaatgtaaacaaaaagaCGAAGTACTGTAGCTGGTAAATCTCAACCAacacttaaggccgggtagcagagaaaatggcgaaaatgaggttttcatttttcatttttgaggtactaaacagtaaaatta from Ostrinia nubilalis chromosome 4, ilOstNubi1.1, whole genome shotgun sequence carries:
- the LOC135071439 gene encoding uncharacterized protein LOC135071439, with the translated sequence MESDHLESSHGRSMAPWLVILLCAFIGCLADDPVCSNFEYLDKCPVDCAKDYCPTSEEESKQGCPPSPDPCPAPACKCGFNHRYASRDNKTCIPTRNCPPFECNRPFEEYVSCPPMCPNGSCQQATPNGNCPPLLGRIGIILICNPQCRCIKNYWRQDGVCIPYSECPQNKNTTPATPAAEDQANSEDPQNPVDSENPQNPGDSENPENSEDQNCSGEQDDTNSVTATL